In Candidatus Equadaptatus faecalis, one DNA window encodes the following:
- a CDS encoding RNHCP domain-containing protein, with translation MNRENKRKTFEKCYYKTHTCRESFVCKVCDREVFPEGAGSRHRNHCPNCLTSLHVDIEPGDRASNCGGYMEPVAVFVRRNGEWAIIHRCKKCGALSANRIAADDNPLKLMSIALRPLANPPFPVERLEELTRLMGGEGRLE, from the coding sequence ATGAACAGGGAAAATAAACGAAAAACATTTGAAAAATGTTATTACAAAACTCACACATGCAGAGAGAGTTTTGTGTGCAAAGTCTGCGACAGAGAAGTCTTCCCTGAGGGAGCGGGAAGCAGACACAGAAATCACTGTCCTAACTGTCTTACCAGTCTGCACGTTGATATTGAACCCGGAGACAGAGCGTCGAACTGCGGCGGATATATGGAACCTGTGGCTGTGTTTGTACGCAGGAACGGTGAGTGGGCGATAATCCACCGCTGCAAGAAATGCGGGGCGCTGAGCGCAAACAGGATTGCCGCTGACGACAATCCCTTGAAACTTATGTCAATTGCTTTAAGACCACTTGCAAACCCGCCGTTTCCGGTCGAAAGGCTTGAGGAACTGACAAGGCTTATGGGCGGTGAAGGCAGACTGGAATAA
- a CDS encoding bifunctional UDP-4-keto-pentose/UDP-xylose synthase, which translates to MKIFITGVNGFIGTHFLEYAKNRPDWEITGFDLYDYNLAPFEGMKNFTFKKGDIFKEDAWLEEQIAACNTLLPLAGVAKPKIYIEKPVWTFSLDFEQNLKCVRWCAKHGKRVIFPSTSEVYGMSTDKEFKEDESPLITGPIKKMRWIYSCSKQMMDRVIFGYGQEQGLDFTLFRPFNWMGPRLDTFDDASRHEARAITQMIYDILNRGGISLVGGGEQRRSFTWVGDAIEGLAHIVDNKEGKATGEIFNIGNPYNHYSIKEMAEMTIDALKEFPQYKAKAEAAKIEIVAPEQYYGKAYDDAQDRKPSIEKMERVFGWKPATNMHDMLVKTIQYYADNGAK; encoded by the coding sequence ATGAAAATATTTATCACAGGCGTAAACGGATTTATAGGCACTCATTTCCTTGAATACGCAAAGAACAGGCCGGACTGGGAAATCACCGGTTTTGACCTTTACGATTACAACCTTGCGCCGTTTGAAGGGATGAAGAATTTTACTTTCAAAAAGGGCGATATTTTTAAGGAAGACGCATGGCTTGAAGAGCAGATTGCAGCCTGCAACACGCTGCTTCCGCTTGCAGGGGTGGCAAAGCCCAAGATTTACATTGAAAAGCCTGTCTGGACGTTCTCGCTTGATTTTGAACAGAACCTGAAGTGTGTCCGCTGGTGCGCGAAGCACGGCAAACGCGTTATCTTCCCGTCAACGTCCGAGGTCTATGGCATGAGCACCGACAAGGAGTTCAAAGAAGACGAAAGCCCGCTCATTACCGGCCCTATCAAGAAAATGCGCTGGATTTACAGCTGCTCAAAGCAGATGATGGACAGAGTTATTTTCGGTTACGGTCAGGAACAGGGACTTGATTTCACGCTTTTCCGCCCGTTCAACTGGATGGGTCCGCGCCTTGACACCTTTGACGATGCTTCAAGGCATGAAGCGCGTGCGATTACACAGATGATTTACGACATTCTAAACCGCGGCGGTATTTCGCTTGTCGGCGGAGGGGAGCAACGCAGAAGCTTTACCTGGGTCGGCGACGCAATCGAAGGACTTGCGCACATTGTTGACAATAAAGAGGGCAAGGCGACCGGCGAAATTTTCAACATCGGCAACCCGTACAACCATTACTCAATAAAGGAAATGGCTGAAATGACAATTGACGCGCTGAAGGAATTTCCGCAGTACAAAGCGAAGGCGGAGGCGGCAAAAATAGAAATCGTCGCGCCGGAACAGTATTACGGAAAGGCTTACGACGACGCTCAGGACCGCAAGCCGTCAATCGAGAAGATGGAGCGCGTATTCGGCTGGAAACCGGCGACGAATATGCACGACATGCTTGTAAAGACGATTCAGTATTACGCCGATAACGGAGCAAAGTAA
- a CDS encoding M20/M25/M40 family metallo-hydrolase — MDREELLRLIKDLVKLPSVTESAEESLPAFFLQRRFQQLPYFKEHGDALTLIDTPLEGSKHELKALAAFVRADCGTNRTVLLISHFDVVSAECYGQLQPFAFDCDALGEKFGNKDENRLYGRGVMDMKAGSAINALLVEDFAKNTSLFDVNVLALFVGDEENSSAGARGVLPYVAELKKKYGLDYLCAIDTEPGEAGCTDQKGAMIYLGTLGKLMPAFYAHGVSEHVNACYKGFSAALAVAKIIARAECSAALADPAEDFCETSWICLDAKTMCDKYSVTLPDRAYAYFNCFVTNDTPETLLSKMRLTAANALKECSEQLERSCLQLRNTGYKGAAFVPPAARVMTLAELETAARNKAGTGFDSLMEEFMNSLPAGDMRARGISIVDRLALLADIEEPYVVCFFLPPWLPARSDYNGGAREESVLSAARSLIKTAAEKYDTELKEIRWFAGLCDLSYTGAALSPEDAESYRNSLPGGDAIYKMPLDAMLQLGMPVANLGPSGENPHRKDEYLNLHYSLDILPQLLKEFIAELSLNVK, encoded by the coding sequence TTGGACAGGGAAGAACTTCTGCGGCTTATAAAAGATCTGGTAAAACTTCCGAGCGTTACCGAAAGCGCGGAGGAGTCCCTGCCTGCGTTTTTCCTGCAGCGCCGTTTTCAGCAGCTTCCGTACTTCAAAGAGCATGGGGACGCACTGACGCTGATTGATACGCCGCTTGAGGGCTCAAAACACGAGCTTAAGGCGCTTGCCGCGTTTGTACGCGCCGATTGCGGAACAAACCGCACAGTTCTGCTGATTTCCCATTTTGACGTCGTTTCTGCCGAATGCTACGGACAGCTTCAGCCATTTGCTTTTGACTGTGACGCTCTCGGCGAAAAGTTTGGGAATAAAGACGAAAACAGACTGTACGGACGCGGTGTTATGGATATGAAAGCTGGGTCGGCAATTAACGCACTGCTTGTTGAGGATTTTGCGAAGAATACTTCGCTGTTTGACGTTAACGTCCTGGCGCTGTTTGTCGGAGATGAGGAAAACAGCTCCGCCGGAGCAAGAGGCGTTCTGCCGTATGTTGCGGAGCTTAAGAAAAAATACGGGCTGGATTATCTCTGCGCAATAGATACAGAGCCTGGAGAAGCAGGCTGTACCGATCAAAAGGGCGCAATGATATATCTCGGCACTCTCGGCAAGCTTATGCCGGCTTTTTACGCGCACGGCGTATCCGAACACGTGAACGCCTGTTACAAAGGCTTTTCGGCGGCGCTTGCAGTCGCGAAAATCATAGCGCGCGCCGAATGCAGCGCTGCGCTTGCAGACCCTGCAGAGGATTTCTGCGAAACGTCCTGGATATGTCTCGACGCGAAAACTATGTGCGACAAATACAGCGTGACGCTTCCTGACAGGGCTTACGCGTATTTTAACTGCTTCGTTACGAATGACACGCCGGAAACGCTGCTTTCAAAAATGAGGCTGACGGCGGCAAACGCGCTGAAAGAATGCTCAGAACAGCTCGAACGCTCATGCCTGCAGCTGAGAAATACAGGCTACAAGGGCGCTGCTTTTGTGCCTCCGGCGGCGCGAGTAATGACGCTTGCCGAACTTGAAACTGCGGCGAGAAACAAAGCCGGCACAGGCTTTGACAGCCTTATGGAAGAATTTATGAATTCGCTGCCCGCGGGCGATATGCGGGCAAGAGGCATTAGTATCGTTGACAGGCTTGCGCTGCTTGCGGATATAGAAGAACCTTACGTGGTGTGTTTCTTCCTGCCTCCGTGGCTTCCGGCAAGAAGCGATTACAACGGCGGCGCAAGGGAGGAAAGCGTCCTCTCCGCTGCCCGCAGCCTGATTAAAACGGCGGCTGAGAAATACGATACGGAGCTTAAAGAGATACGCTGGTTTGCGGGGCTGTGCGATTTGAGCTATACAGGCGCGGCGCTGTCGCCTGAAGATGCGGAAAGCTACAGAAACAGCCTGCCGGGTGGCGACGCGATATACAAAATGCCGCTTGACGCTATGCTTCAGCTGGGAATGCCTGTCGCAAATCTCGGCCCTTCCGGCGAAAATCCGCACAGGAAAGACGAGTATCTGAATCTGCACTATTCGCTTGACATTCTGCCGCAGCTTCTTAAGGAATTTATAGCGGAGCTGTCGCTGAACGTAAAATAA
- a CDS encoding TRAP transporter permease, whose translation MRKYDTEARYRLLAGWAALLVTVIAVAMSCFHFYTSGFGQLIAQKQGAMHLAFTLVLVFLLYPASQKHCSHNKIAWYDYVFAALAAASALYIVFFFEDIALRAGMPSTLDLAMGFLMIAALLEATRRVSNPVLPVLAVIALLYCYFGRYMPELIQHRGFTVKRIINHMYLGTEGIFGMPLQVSSTFVFMFILFGAVLEKTGLGKFIIDLSMALAGWSAGGPAKVAVVSSGLMGTVSGSSVANVCTTGMFTIPLMKSVGYEPKFAGAVEAVASTGGQIMPPVMGAGAFIMAELLGVPYLEVALAATVPALLYYFAVMVQVHFEATRLGLKGIPFSQLPSAWALLKKKGFLLLPLIAIVYLLVSGYTPLMAAFWGIIISFALSWLSKDTRLTPSRLKEAFESGARGSISVACACATVGIIVGMSTLTGLALRIANAIVSLAGGNLFLTLFFTMITSILLGTGLPTTANFIITSAMAAPALLQLGIPPKAAYMFVFYFGIAADLTPPVALAAYAGSGIAGSDPMKTGFTAFKLALAGFLVPFVYVYNPILLFIDARFVPMLQAVVTALIGVFLLAMATIGYYKAKLSLLLRAVALGGAMLLLVPGTRSDIAGIAILAAIYFIQRYKSKTVIAVK comes from the coding sequence ATGAGGAAATATGATACGGAAGCCCGCTACAGGCTGCTTGCAGGCTGGGCGGCGCTTTTGGTAACGGTTATTGCCGTGGCAATGTCATGTTTCCATTTTTATACGTCCGGTTTCGGACAGCTTATAGCGCAGAAACAGGGAGCGATGCACCTCGCGTTCACGCTTGTGCTTGTATTCCTTCTCTATCCTGCAAGCCAGAAGCATTGCAGCCACAACAAAATAGCATGGTACGATTACGTATTTGCGGCACTCGCCGCCGCTTCCGCGCTGTACATAGTATTCTTCTTTGAGGATATTGCTCTCCGCGCAGGAATGCCTTCAACGCTTGACCTTGCAATGGGCTTCCTTATGATTGCGGCACTGCTTGAGGCAACGCGCCGCGTTTCCAATCCCGTGCTCCCCGTTTTGGCGGTAATTGCGCTGCTTTACTGCTATTTCGGCAGATACATGCCTGAGCTTATCCAGCACAGGGGCTTTACCGTAAAACGCATAATCAACCACATGTATCTGGGAACAGAAGGCATTTTCGGCATGCCTCTGCAGGTTTCCTCAACGTTTGTTTTCATGTTTATACTTTTCGGTGCCGTGCTTGAAAAAACAGGGCTCGGAAAATTCATTATCGACCTTTCAATGGCTCTTGCGGGCTGGTCTGCAGGCGGCCCCGCAAAGGTTGCCGTAGTCAGTTCAGGCTTGATGGGAACAGTTTCGGGTTCTTCCGTTGCCAACGTCTGCACGACAGGTATGTTCACAATACCTCTTATGAAGAGCGTTGGCTACGAACCGAAATTTGCAGGCGCTGTTGAAGCCGTCGCCTCTACCGGAGGACAGATAATGCCGCCGGTTATGGGGGCTGGCGCCTTTATAATGGCGGAGCTTCTCGGTGTGCCGTATCTTGAAGTGGCTCTTGCCGCCACGGTTCCCGCGCTGCTTTACTATTTCGCCGTTATGGTGCAGGTACACTTTGAAGCCACCCGTCTCGGACTTAAAGGCATTCCTTTTTCCCAGCTTCCGTCAGCATGGGCGCTGCTTAAGAAAAAAGGCTTCCTGCTCCTTCCGCTTATAGCGATAGTTTATCTGCTCGTATCCGGCTACACGCCGCTTATGGCAGCGTTTTGGGGCATAATTATCAGCTTTGCCCTTTCATGGCTCAGCAAAGACACGCGCCTTACGCCTTCACGGCTCAAAGAAGCGTTTGAATCGGGCGCAAGAGGCTCCATAAGCGTAGCCTGCGCGTGCGCCACTGTCGGTATAATCGTCGGCATGAGCACCTTGACAGGACTTGCATTGAGAATTGCAAACGCGATAGTTTCCCTTGCCGGCGGAAATCTGTTCCTGACGCTTTTCTTCACGATGATAACAAGCATTCTGCTTGGAACAGGTTTGCCGACAACCGCAAACTTTATAATAACGAGCGCTATGGCTGCTCCTGCTCTTCTGCAGCTCGGCATACCGCCGAAAGCGGCCTACATGTTCGTATTCTATTTCGGAATTGCGGCAGACCTCACACCGCCTGTTGCCCTCGCAGCCTACGCAGGCTCAGGCATTGCAGGGTCTGACCCCATGAAAACGGGCTTTACGGCGTTCAAACTTGCGCTTGCAGGTTTTTTGGTTCCGTTCGTGTATGTCTACAATCCGATACTGCTCTTTATCGACGCCCGGTTTGTACCTATGCTTCAGGCAGTCGTAACGGCTCTTATCGGAGTATTCCTGCTCGCAATGGCTACAATCGGCTATTACAAGGCAAAGCTTTCGCTTCTGCTCCGTGCGGTTGCTTTGGGAGGAGCCATGCTGCTTCTGGTGCCCGGCACCCGCAGTGACATAGCCGGAATAGCAATACTTGCAGCCATATACTTTATCCAGCGTTACAAGTCAAAAACCGTAATTGCGGTTAAATAA
- a CDS encoding DegT/DnrJ/EryC1/StrS family aminotransferase produces MRKDFLPFSRPSVKEEAIAEVADSIRSGWLAMGPKTIKFEEEFAAYTGASFALSANSATAGLHCAAMALELGAGDEVITTPMTFAATVNAVLFTGARPVFADIDRNTLDIVPENIEKLITPRTKAIIPVHFAGMPCDMDKIEAIAEKYNLAIIEDSAHALGAAYKGRKIGADRGARRLSVFSFHPTKNITTGEGGMICTQDEELAERIQVLRQNGMSKGAWNRYAAKGNSNYDIPFPGLKYTMLDINAAIGRSQLTQVDEFNARRTEIVNTYKRELADVKGIILPKPAPWEHTHSWHIFTPFIDTDALGFSRDEFMARMKALNIGTALHYQALHLFTCYGAVTGMKRGDLPEAEYVSDRIVSLPLFPAMTDEDVQDVVEAVKKVCE; encoded by the coding sequence ATGAGAAAAGATTTTCTGCCGTTTTCAAGGCCGAGCGTTAAGGAGGAGGCAATTGCCGAGGTAGCCGATTCAATCAGAAGCGGCTGGCTTGCAATGGGCCCCAAAACTATAAAATTTGAAGAGGAGTTCGCCGCGTACACCGGCGCAAGTTTTGCTCTTTCCGCCAATTCCGCAACTGCGGGGCTTCACTGCGCCGCAATGGCGCTGGAACTCGGCGCGGGAGACGAGGTTATCACAACGCCGATGACTTTCGCGGCGACCGTGAACGCCGTTCTTTTTACCGGCGCGAGGCCTGTTTTTGCCGATATTGACAGAAACACGCTGGATATAGTGCCGGAGAATATTGAGAAGCTGATTACGCCGCGCACGAAGGCAATTATCCCCGTTCATTTTGCCGGTATGCCGTGTGATATGGACAAAATTGAGGCGATTGCGGAGAAGTACAATCTCGCGATTATAGAGGATTCGGCACACGCTCTCGGCGCCGCCTACAAGGGACGCAAAATCGGCGCCGACAGAGGCGCGCGCAGACTTTCGGTTTTCAGTTTTCATCCGACGAAGAATATTACGACGGGCGAGGGCGGCATGATCTGCACTCAGGACGAAGAGCTTGCGGAGAGAATTCAGGTGCTCCGCCAGAACGGCATGTCAAAGGGCGCGTGGAACCGCTACGCGGCAAAGGGAAATTCAAATTACGACATTCCGTTCCCCGGCCTTAAATACACTATGCTTGACATCAACGCGGCAATCGGACGTTCGCAGCTGACGCAGGTTGACGAATTCAACGCGCGCCGCACGGAGATTGTGAACACCTACAAACGCGAGCTTGCGGACGTGAAGGGAATTATTCTGCCGAAGCCAGCGCCGTGGGAACACACGCACAGCTGGCACATTTTTACGCCGTTTATTGATACTGACGCGCTCGGATTTTCGCGCGACGAGTTTATGGCGCGGATGAAGGCGCTTAACATAGGAACGGCGCTGCATTATCAGGCACTGCACCTGTTCACCTGCTACGGCGCGGTTACCGGCATGAAGCGCGGCGACCTGCCGGAGGCAGAGTACGTTTCTGACAGAATAGTTTCGCTGCCGCTTTTCCCTGCGATGACGGACGAGGACGTTCAGGACGTTGTAGAAGCAGTTAAGAAAGTGTGCGAATAA
- a CDS encoding GNAT family N-acetyltransferase, producing the protein MLDDEVRLRQATTEDAEEIRDVAWQSMEYLELDADEMNEFREILDISPSLIENNVAYAAENSETEEILGFYIIERSVEEFLLRYLCVSPDYMGTGIGETLFLNACEMAEEAGAEKLYIICHKNNIEFYAGMGAEQCGEYAVEINGRSVIFQKLQLQLCSEE; encoded by the coding sequence ATGCTGGACGACGAAGTCCGATTACGGCAGGCAACGACTGAAGACGCAGAGGAAATCAGGGACGTTGCGTGGCAGTCCATGGAGTACCTGGAACTTGACGCCGACGAGATGAACGAATTTAGGGAAATACTTGACATCAGCCCGTCTCTTATCGAGAACAACGTTGCGTACGCGGCGGAGAACTCGGAAACCGAAGAAATTTTGGGCTTTTACATCATTGAACGCAGCGTGGAAGAATTCCTCCTCCGGTATCTTTGCGTTTCGCCGGATTACATGGGCACAGGTATAGGAGAAACACTCTTCCTGAACGCCTGTGAAATGGCGGAAGAAGCAGGGGCGGAAAAACTGTATATTATATGCCACAAAAACAATATTGAATTTTACGCCGGAATGGGCGCTGAGCAGTGCGGTGAATATGCCGTTGAAATCAACGGAAGAAGCGTAATTTTTCAGAAGCTTCAGCTGCAGCTCTGCTCGGAAGAATAA
- a CDS encoding glycosyltransferase yields MKNVEVSIVIPVYNEEQSLPALFAELWPVVEGLGRSVEVILINDGSRDATLGMLYDFQQQHKEARVIDLGANFGQHMALLAGFEYTRGSKIITLDADLQNPPAEIPRLLEEMDKGHDVVGTYRVGRQDPWFRKFASKWVNRITNRIAKLTIKDYGCMLRGYDRRIIDIINVSKESSTFIPALAQKFAVNPVEIPVAHREREFGVSKYGLFQLIRLNFDLMTNFSLVPLQAVTMAGMFFSFVSVLLLVFMFIRRVVLGIGTWQMFIQHSFEAFGFLLTAITLISVGVLGEYVGRIYKEVSKRPRYSVRRVYETEDDE; encoded by the coding sequence ATGAAAAACGTTGAGGTTTCAATTGTAATTCCTGTGTACAACGAGGAACAGTCGCTTCCGGCGCTGTTTGCAGAGCTGTGGCCGGTTGTAGAAGGGCTGGGGCGTTCCGTTGAGGTTATCCTGATTAACGACGGAAGCAGGGACGCGACGCTTGGCATGCTGTACGATTTTCAGCAGCAGCACAAGGAGGCGCGCGTGATTGACCTCGGCGCCAATTTCGGTCAGCACATGGCGCTGCTTGCGGGCTTTGAGTACACTCGCGGAAGCAAGATTATCACGCTTGACGCAGACCTTCAAAATCCGCCCGCGGAGATTCCGAGACTGCTTGAAGAGATGGACAAGGGACATGACGTTGTCGGCACTTACCGCGTCGGGCGTCAGGATCCGTGGTTCAGAAAGTTTGCTTCAAAATGGGTGAACAGGATTACGAACAGGATAGCGAAGCTTACGATTAAGGATTACGGCTGTATGCTGCGAGGCTATGACCGCAGAATTATTGACATTATCAATGTCAGCAAAGAGTCAAGCACGTTTATTCCCGCGCTTGCGCAGAAGTTTGCGGTCAATCCCGTTGAAATTCCCGTTGCGCACAGGGAGCGTGAGTTCGGCGTTTCAAAGTACGGGCTGTTCCAGCTGATAAGGCTTAATTTCGACCTTATGACGAATTTTTCGCTGGTTCCGCTTCAGGCTGTCACCATGGCGGGTATGTTTTTCTCGTTTGTTTCCGTGCTTCTGCTTGTGTTTATGTTTATCCGCCGCGTGGTGCTCGGAATAGGCACGTGGCAGATGTTCATACAGCATTCGTTTGAGGCGTTCGGCTTCCTCCTGACTGCGATTACGCTTATTTCCGTCGGGGTGCTCGGCGAGTACGTAGGCAGAATTTACAAGGAAGTAAGCAAGCGTCCGCGCTATTCCGTCCGCAGGGTGTACGAAACGGAGGACGACGAATAA
- the rsmG gene encoding 16S rRNA (guanine(527)-N(7))-methyltransferase RsmG, whose amino-acid sequence MTASMAEAVEKETLLRKYAQLLLHANETARLVGPSDEETLWKEHISDCAAAVSLLPEEGKFIDVGTGGGLPGLVFAVCRPKAQVTLLDSIAKKCALVEKIAAALCLGNVTVVCARSEEFAKTHLEKFSVVTARAVCATGVLAEYLAPLAKIKGKIIAFKGPRVVDEINEIGAKWQTLGLSSPKLLPYEIGEAKHFLAVWEKISQTTKGIPRRPGMAEKFPWYKR is encoded by the coding sequence ATGACAGCATCAATGGCGGAAGCCGTCGAAAAAGAAACCCTGCTGAGAAAATACGCTCAGCTCCTGCTTCACGCGAACGAAACCGCGCGCCTTGTCGGCCCCTCGGACGAAGAAACGCTCTGGAAAGAACACATCTCCGACTGCGCTGCAGCCGTTTCGCTGCTGCCCGAAGAAGGAAAATTCATAGACGTGGGAACAGGCGGTGGGCTTCCAGGCTTAGTTTTTGCGGTATGCCGTCCGAAAGCGCAGGTCACTCTTCTTGACAGCATAGCGAAAAAATGCGCTCTGGTGGAAAAAATCGCCGCCGCGCTCTGCCTTGGCAATGTAACCGTTGTCTGCGCACGCTCGGAAGAATTCGCGAAAACTCATTTGGAAAAATTCTCGGTCGTAACGGCGCGCGCCGTCTGCGCAACAGGCGTACTTGCGGAATATCTCGCGCCTCTGGCAAAAATAAAGGGAAAAATCATCGCCTTCAAAGGTCCCCGAGTCGTTGACGAAATAAACGAAATCGGCGCGAAGTGGCAGACGCTCGGACTTTCCTCGCCGAAACTCCTGCCGTATGAAATCGGCGAAGCAAAACATTTCCTCGCCGTGTGGGAAAAAATATCGCAGACGACGAAAGGCATACCCCGCCGCCCGGGCATGGCGGAAAAATTCCCGTGGTATAAAAGATAG
- a CDS encoding formyltransferase, which yields MMRPRIVVFAYSEVGSVCLKQLVKQGANIAAVFTHEDDPNEEIWFQSVKNVAQEAGIPVRTPKKLDEAELEYFRSLKPELVLSMYYRAIIPDGVLEVPRLGAYNIHGALLPKYRGRACVNWAVLNGETKTGSTLHVMTSFADRGDIVDQEEVSIEFEDTAHDVFLKVVEASRKIIERRLPELEAGTAPRRAQDESQATKFGRRRPEDGIIDWSRSAVEIYNLVRAVTHPFPGAFTEFEGKKMFVWKARPVEGSAAPKKIVSKSPFLIGTGDGLLEILSFQFEGGEEKETF from the coding sequence ATAATGCGTCCGCGTATCGTGGTTTTCGCCTACAGCGAGGTCGGCAGCGTATGTCTTAAGCAGCTTGTGAAGCAGGGTGCGAATATCGCCGCAGTCTTTACGCACGAGGATGACCCGAACGAGGAAATATGGTTTCAGTCGGTGAAGAACGTTGCGCAGGAGGCGGGTATTCCGGTGCGCACGCCGAAGAAACTGGACGAAGCTGAGCTTGAATATTTCCGTTCGCTTAAGCCGGAGCTCGTGCTTTCAATGTATTACCGCGCGATTATTCCTGACGGCGTGCTTGAGGTGCCGCGTTTGGGCGCCTACAATATTCACGGTGCACTGCTTCCGAAGTACAGGGGACGCGCATGCGTGAACTGGGCGGTGCTGAACGGGGAGACTAAAACCGGCTCAACACTGCACGTTATGACGAGTTTCGCCGACAGGGGCGACATCGTTGACCAGGAAGAGGTCTCAATTGAGTTTGAAGATACGGCGCACGACGTTTTTCTCAAGGTTGTCGAAGCGTCAAGAAAGATAATAGAGCGCCGGCTTCCGGAGCTGGAGGCAGGCACTGCGCCGCGCAGGGCACAGGACGAAAGCCAGGCTACGAAATTCGGCAGACGCCGTCCTGAGGACGGGATAATTGACTGGAGCAGAAGCGCGGTTGAAATTTACAATCTTGTCCGCGCCGTTACTCATCCTTTCCCCGGCGCGTTCACTGAATTTGAGGGGAAGAAAATGTTTGTATGGAAAGCGCGCCCCGTTGAGGGAAGCGCTGCTCCGAAGAAAATCGTAAGCAAAAGCCCGTTCCTTATCGGCACGGGAGACGGGCTTCTTGAAATACTGTCCTTCCAGTTTGAGGGCGGGGAAGAAAAGGAGACATTCTGA
- the deoC gene encoding deoxyribose-phosphate aldolase, protein MELAGIIDHTNLQPDASESDIRQLCAEARQYRFASVCVNPCSVRLAAKELEGSGVEVCAVCGFPLGANTTETKVFEAERAFKDGASEIDMVINVGKLKEGNDGYVLNEIKAVVEAVPQAVVKVIIETCLLSREEKIRACRLVKQSGAAYAKTSTGFSKSGATAEDVKLMRETLGEGFGIKAAGGIRSRSFAEELVRAGADRIGASKSVEICKR, encoded by the coding sequence ATGGAACTGGCAGGAATTATTGACCATACAAACCTTCAGCCGGACGCGTCGGAAAGCGACATCAGACAGCTTTGCGCCGAAGCTCGGCAGTACCGTTTTGCTTCCGTATGCGTGAACCCGTGCAGCGTCAGGCTTGCCGCAAAGGAGCTTGAAGGCAGCGGCGTGGAGGTCTGCGCCGTCTGCGGTTTTCCTCTCGGCGCCAATACCACGGAAACGAAAGTTTTTGAGGCTGAAAGAGCATTCAAAGATGGCGCGTCGGAAATAGACATGGTTATAAACGTCGGAAAACTCAAAGAGGGAAACGACGGATACGTGCTGAACGAAATAAAGGCTGTTGTTGAAGCGGTTCCGCAGGCAGTTGTTAAGGTGATTATCGAAACCTGTCTGCTGTCTCGCGAAGAAAAAATAAGGGCGTGCAGGCTTGTGAAACAGTCCGGTGCTGCATACGCCAAAACTTCAACTGGCTTTTCAAAAAGCGGAGCGACAGCCGAAGACGTGAAGCTTATGCGCGAAACGCTGGGCGAAGGTTTCGGCATAAAGGCGGCAGGGGGAATACGCAGCCGAAGCTTTGCGGAGGAGCTTGTAAGAGCAGGCGCGGACAGAATCGGAGCGTCAAAATCAGTTGAAATATGTAAGCGGTAA
- a CDS encoding 4-deoxy-4-formamido-L-arabinose-phosphoundecaprenol deformylase encodes MTRLAVKVDVDTLRGYVEGVPRMLDIFAKHGVKASIYFSFGPDNSGKAIRRIFRKGFISKMLRTKAPSTYGIKTLMYGTLLPAPLIVPEQPDIVKRAFDEGHETGIHAWDHVYVQDCLAGISKEKYLKLYGKASALYEKICGCKASSIAAPGWQLSHTVLESEQELGLAFASDVRGYSPFLPVFEGVEYNVPQIPSTLPTMDEIYGLPGVNDETIPGIWYDGMDKEWNVVTVHAEMEGISKAGVLDRFLTLCKNRGTEFFTLGEYAKQAPLPRCEVVMGNLTGRAGTLAVQKEL; translated from the coding sequence ATGACGAGGCTTGCCGTAAAGGTTGACGTCGATACGCTGCGCGGCTACGTTGAGGGTGTCCCCCGCATGCTGGACATCTTTGCGAAGCACGGCGTTAAAGCGAGCATATATTTTTCTTTCGGTCCCGACAATTCCGGAAAGGCAATACGCAGAATTTTCCGCAAGGGCTTTATATCCAAGATGCTGCGCACGAAAGCGCCGTCCACCTACGGAATTAAAACTCTGATGTACGGCACTCTGCTTCCTGCGCCTCTCATAGTTCCTGAGCAGCCTGACATCGTGAAACGCGCGTTCGACGAGGGACACGAGACCGGAATACACGCGTGGGATCACGTTTACGTGCAGGACTGTCTTGCCGGAATATCAAAGGAAAAATATCTGAAACTATACGGAAAGGCTTCCGCTCTCTACGAAAAAATATGCGGCTGCAAAGCGTCTTCAATCGCGGCGCCGGGCTGGCAGCTTTCGCATACCGTGCTTGAATCGGAGCAGGAGCTCGGGCTTGCTTTCGCAAGCGACGTGCGCGGTTATTCGCCGTTCCTGCCCGTTTTTGAAGGCGTTGAATACAATGTGCCGCAGATTCCTTCCACACTGCCTACTATGGACGAAATATACGGGCTTCCGGGCGTGAACGACGAAACAATACCGGGCATTTGGTATGACGGAATGGACAAGGAATGGAACGTTGTTACTGTTCATGCGGAGATGGAGGGCATTTCAAAAGCCGGTGTGCTTGACCGTTTCCTGACGCTTTGCAAAAACAGGGGTACGGAATTCTTCACGCTCGGCGAATACGCAAAACAGGCGCCGCTTCCGCGCTGCGAGGTCGTAATGGGCAATCTGACGGGGCGCGCTGGAACCCTTGCGGTGCAGAAAGAGCTGTAA